CGCCTTCATTCTGGCATTGGGTACCTTGGCGGGTGCATTTATCCCTACGCTTAGCGGCTGGGTGCTGGAAGGCTATGGTGTCGCCGGCATGTTCACCTTGATGGCTGGCATGTATGTCACCTTTGCCGCCGTCCTGCAGTTGGCGCCCGAAACCTTTGGCCGCCCCCTGGATACCTGATTCACTTGATAAGCCGCGTTACGGCGGCCCCTGTATTTATGTCTCATACCGTACTGCTCATCAACCCCAATACTTCCCGTCCCACCACTGACATGATGGTTGCCCTTGCCCAGGCTTGCTTCCAGAGCCTGCAGCGCAGCGATATCCAGGTCCGCGGGCTGACTGCCCCCGAAGGGCCGGGCATGTTGACCGAAATGAAGGAGCTGGAGCAGGCCGCCACCATGGCCAGGCACCCGCTGGTGCTGGCACAGGCACAGGACGCTGATGGCGTCATCGTCGGTGCTTTTGGTGATCCCGGCCTGCAAGTCCTGGCTGAGCACGTAACGGTGCCCGTCATCGGTATAGGCCAGGCTTCCATGATGCAGGCCGCCCGAGCAGGCAGCCCTTTTGGCATTGCCACCACGACACCCGGCCTGGAGCAATCCATTCTGGACCAGGTACAGCGCTACGGCTGGAGCGACCAGTTCTCCGGCCTGCGCCTGACCCCTACCGCCCCCCTGGATCTGGCCCAGGCCCCTGAACGTCAGGATCAGGAACTGGCCGACAGTGTCGTGGCATGTATCGAACAAGACGGTGCTCGCGCCGTCATCATCGGCGGTGGCCCACTGGCTCAAAGCGCACAAGCGCTGCAAAGCCGGCTGGCTGTGCCGGTGATCAATCCCATCAT
This genomic window from Alcaligenes faecalis contains:
- a CDS encoding aspartate/glutamate racemase family protein, whose protein sequence is MSHTVLLINPNTSRPTTDMMVALAQACFQSLQRSDIQVRGLTAPEGPGMLTEMKELEQAATMARHPLVLAQAQDADGVIVGAFGDPGLQVLAEHVTVPVIGIGQASMMQAARAGSPFGIATTTPGLEQSILDQVQRYGWSDQFSGLRLTPTAPLDLAQAPERQDQELADSVVACIEQDGARAVIIGGGPLAQSAQALQSRLAVPVINPIIAACELMAERLPPDQP